A window of Marinobacter sp. es.042 genomic DNA:
GGCGCCGTCCAGGTGCAGAAGAAGCCCGTGTTCGTCGCAGAACGCACGGGCCTGCGCTTGGCACTCAAGGGGCAGTACTTTGCCTCCGATGGTGTTCTCAAGGGAGAGCAGACGGGTGACGGCAAAATGAAAATCGTCCGCCTTGATCGCGGCCCGGGCTTTTTCCAGATCAATGCTCCCGTCCGGCTCGTTCTCGATCGGTTGGGGCTGGACACTGCCGAGCACCGCGGCGCCTCCGCCCTCGTACTTGTAATTGTGAGCGGACTGGCCACAGAGATACTCATCGCCACGGCCACAATGGCTCATGATGGCAAGCAGGTTGGCCTGGGTGCCTGTGACAGTAAAAAGGGCCGCTTCGAAGCCAAGCCGCTGGGCGGCGTAGGCCTGCAGGCTGTTAACCGTAGGGTCGTCGCCATAGACATCGTCTCCCACCTCGGCGCTGGCCATGGCTTCGCGCATCTCGGGGGTAGGGCGGGTCACAGTATCGCTGCGGAAATCAATCATTGTTCCTGGCGCCTTTTTCTTTCCTCGGGTGTCTGCATTCTACAGTGCAGCATGAATCATGGAATTCCCACCCTTTGCATTATTCCCGATTCGTCCCCATAAAGCAGAACAAAGCGAAACAACAGGAGATCAGCAATATGACGGCACCAACCCTTAAGGAACAACTGAACAGCGCAGTAAAAGAAGCAATGCGGAACAAGGATAAAACCCGCCTGGTTACTTTGCGCATGGCCCAGTCTGCCGTGAAGCAGATTGAGATTGATGAACGCCGCGAGCTCAATGACGAGGATGTTCTCAAGGTGCTGGACAAGATGCTCAAACAGCGCCGCGACGCTGCCAGTCAGTACGACGAAGCCGGCCGCGAGGAACTGGGCGATAAAGAGCGAGCGGAAATGGTGATCATTGAAGAGTTCATGCCTGCGGCCCTCAACGAGGATGATCTTGACGGGTTGATTCGGATGGCCATCAGTTCAACGGATGCCCAGGGCATGCAGGACATGGGTAAGGTGATGAATGAATTGAAACCCCAGGTGCTTGGCCGCGTTGAGATGGGGCATTTGAGCAAGAAAGTGCGAGCCGCGCTGGCGGGTTGAGCTTCAGCGTTTGCGTCTGTTCTTGAATATGAATGGATTTTTTACCAACCGAGCCTGAGGCTTGCCAGCAGGGCATCCCCAAGCCTCAGATCCTCGGTACCCGTGTTCAGGTCCTTGTATTGGATACGGGTAGCCAGACTGGCTCCTATACCAAGAACGATGGTTGGCCAGGATTGTCCCCCCTGGTGCACCCGATAAGTCAGTTGGGTTCTCCACTCGCGTAAATAGAGCGCGCTTTCTACTTCCCTCTCCTTGTCCAGCGTGGCCCAACGGTCCCCGTTTCGTTCCACCCGGAACGCCCAAACCTGCCCCGGGCTCTGCCACTGCATCAGAACGGGCAGGTCTACCAGCCAATGGCCGTGTGCGTTGCTTTGTTCCCAGCGTGCTCTGGGGAGCCAGCGGAAAGAGCCAAACCTGTGATCGCCTCCGATACCCAGGCTCAGGGCGCTGGAGCTGTTAACGGCCCGGAAGAATGCAACACGGCCGTTAAGGACATCGCTGTGAAAATCCTGATATTTGAACATATTGGAGGTGCCGGCGATGCCGGCCCGCGCTTCCAGGCGGTAGAGCTGATGCCGCCATTCGCCACCGAAGGTTAACCGATGCAGGTGCCCGTTGTGGGCCGGCTCGCCTGTACGGATGCGTAGTGGCTGGTAATCGTAATCAATACCGAAGACGCTGGCAGAGCCCCGGGCTTGCCAGCCGAGTCCTCGCTGCGAGCGGGTGACCTCGTTGGCAGATGGCACATTCTCGGGCCAATCGTAAGGCTGCCATTGGCGATAGAGCAGGTAATACGTGTTTGACGCCTGCACCGCGCTTGGCAGCGCAATGGCGGTCAAAAAAAGGGAAGCCAGGAGCAAAGGCCGGAATCTGGCGGCACTCCTGATTCGGTACCAACGCCCTGTTTTCACCATGCGTTGCCCTCGCCAAACCTGTGAATTGCGCGATCTATGCCCTACTATTTTAGCGTCAGTTTTTTCAGCCGCCGTGATTTTCAGGAGCCTATGTCCGATAAAGAGCTACGCACCCGATCCGACAAACAGGCGATCGACCAGTTTATCAATGAGGTTCGCACGTTGCCCAAGCAGGGTGGCGGGCAGGGGCGGCTGATTTTCGCGCTGGACGCGACTGCAAGCCGGGAAGCTACCTGGGACCAGGCCTGCCATCTGCAGAGCGAACTGTTTATAGCAACCCGGGATCTGGGTGGCCTGGCCATTCAGCTCTGCTACTACCGTGGCTTCGGTGAGTTCAAGGCCACGGGGTTTGTGACCGAAACCGGGCAGTTGCTGAATCTGATGAACGGCGTTTCGTGCCTCGGTGGGCGCACCCAGATCAGCCGGGTATTGGCCCACGCGGTGAAAGAGACCCGTGCAAAGCCCGTCAAAGCTGTGGTGTTTATCGGTGACTGTTGCGAAGAACCGGTGGATGAGCTCTGTCACACCGCCGGGGAACTGGGAATGCTGCGCACACCAGTGTTCATGTTTCATGAGGGCAATGATGCCCATGCGAGGGCGGTATTCCAGCAGGTGAGCAAGCTTTCAGGGGGCGCATACGCACCCTTTGACCGTAACAGTCCTCAGGTGCTCAAGGATCTTATGGCGGCAGTTGCGGTCTATGCTTCCGGGGGAGCCAAGGCGCTGCAGGATTTTTCCAGCCGCAGTTCCCCGGAAGTGAAGCGCCTGACCAGACAGATCCGATAGTGCTTGTGAGAATCCATTGATGGGCCGGTGTGCCCGGGGTATTTGAGTGCCGTTAACGCTTGTTGCCATCGTTGTCGCGGTTGTGGCGTGGGTGTGGTTGCGCAATCAGCCTGCCAGTCAGCGCAATGCCGCCATTCTCAAACTGGCTCTGCTGGCCGGTATCGGCATTGTCGTACTGCTGGCCATAACCGGGCGACTGCATTTTGTCTTCGCCGGTTTGGCCTTTCTCTATCCTCTGTTGCGTCGCCTGCTGCCATCTTTATTGCGTGGCGGGCTCGGTGGCGTGACCGGTGGTGCCGGGGCCAAGTCGGGCAACCAGTCCCATGTTTCCAGCGATATTCTGGAAATGACTCTGGACCACGACTCGGGAATCATGAGCGGCAAGATCATCAAGGGCCCGATGGAAGGGAGAGAGCTGGCGGAGTTAAGCGAAAGCGAGTTCCTTGAGCTATTACGCTATTGCCGCGGCCAGGACGAGGATTCTGCCCGGCTCCTTGAAACTTACCTGGATCGCCGGTTCGGAGACTCCTGGAGAACAGACGATGAGGCGGCCTCTGAAAGCGATCCGTCGGGTGACAGTGGCAATACGGGCGGCCCGCTTACCGAGAGCGAAGCGCTGGACATCCTGGGGCTTGAGCCCGGAGCCAGTCGGGAAGAGATCATCAAAGCTCACCGGAGGATGATGCAAAAACTTCACCCGGACCATGGTGGCAGCAATTACCTGGCGGCGCGCATCAATGAGGCCAAGGAGTGTCTCCTGGGCTGAGGTGCATCCTGGTTTGCAGGCATTTGCTCAGAGTGATTGCCTGCACGCCGGGATGAGGATATTGTTCAAAAACTGAACTTTTAGCCCGAGATGAGAAGACAGCGGTTTGAAGATTTCAACGCTCGCCCAGTGTTTTTTATTTCTTCTGTCAGGATTGCCGCTGGCTGCGAATTCGGAGCCACTGCCGCGGCTGACAGTTCTTGCTGCTGAGATACCGGGCGCAGCGGAACCAAATCTCCAGGGGCGAGATATTGAATTGGTTTTGGCGACCTTCGTTGAGTGCGGGTTTGAGGCTGAATTCATCATGCAGCCCTTTGAGCGCCATGCGCGGACCTACAGGGATCGTCAGGACTTCGATGCTGTTGCCACAGTACCTTTGCACTGGCGTCTTCCCGGTTATTC
This region includes:
- the ltaE gene encoding low-specificity L-threonine aldolase, with protein sequence MIDFRSDTVTRPTPEMREAMASAEVGDDVYGDDPTVNSLQAYAAQRLGFEAALFTVTGTQANLLAIMSHCGRGDEYLCGQSAHNYKYEGGGAAVLGSVQPQPIENEPDGSIDLEKARAAIKADDFHFAVTRLLSLENTIGGKVLPLECQAQARAFCDEHGLLLHLDGARIFNAAVKSNCDVTEITRHYDSVSVCLSKGLGAPVGSLLLGSESFIKRATRLRKMVGGGMRQAGILAAAGRIALERGPLRLFEDHENAEYLSNGLAKIPALEVNPASTQTNIVYARCKAGQASQLKDYLAEQGILITAGDPIRFVTHQDVSREDVDTLLTAIRKFYPS
- a CDS encoding GatB/YqeY domain-containing protein, yielding MTAPTLKEQLNSAVKEAMRNKDKTRLVTLRMAQSAVKQIEIDERRELNDEDVLKVLDKMLKQRRDAASQYDEAGREELGDKERAEMVIIEEFMPAALNEDDLDGLIRMAISSTDAQGMQDMGKVMNELKPQVLGRVEMGHLSKKVRAALAG
- a CDS encoding DnaJ domain-containing protein, whose product is MPLTLVAIVVAVVAWVWLRNQPASQRNAAILKLALLAGIGIVVLLAITGRLHFVFAGLAFLYPLLRRLLPSLLRGGLGGVTGGAGAKSGNQSHVSSDILEMTLDHDSGIMSGKIIKGPMEGRELAELSESEFLELLRYCRGQDEDSARLLETYLDRRFGDSWRTDDEAASESDPSGDSGNTGGPLTESEALDILGLEPGASREEIIKAHRRMMQKLHPDHGGSNYLAARINEAKECLLG